One genomic region from Mesorhizobium terrae encodes:
- the phbB gene encoding acetoacetyl-CoA reductase — protein MTKVALVTGGSRGIGAAISIGLKNAGYTVAANYAGNDEAAAKFTAETGIKTYKWSVADYDACVAGVKQVEADLGAVSVLVNNAGITRDAMFHKMTPQQWKEVIDTNLSGVFNMSHPLWSGMRDRKFGRIITISSINGQKGQAGQANYSASKAGDIGFTKALAQEGARAGITVNVICPGYIATEMVKAIDEKVLNERIIPQIPVGRLGEPEEIARCVVFLASEEAGFITGSTISANGGQYFS, from the coding sequence ATGACAAAGGTCGCACTCGTCACCGGAGGCTCGCGCGGCATCGGCGCCGCGATCTCGATCGGCTTGAAGAATGCCGGCTACACCGTCGCGGCGAACTATGCCGGCAACGACGAGGCGGCGGCGAAGTTCACGGCTGAAACCGGGATCAAGACCTACAAATGGTCGGTGGCCGACTATGACGCCTGCGTCGCCGGCGTCAAACAGGTGGAGGCCGATCTCGGCGCGGTTTCGGTGCTCGTCAACAATGCCGGCATCACCCGCGACGCCATGTTCCACAAGATGACGCCGCAGCAGTGGAAAGAGGTGATCGACACCAATCTGTCCGGCGTCTTCAACATGTCGCATCCGCTGTGGAGCGGCATGCGCGACCGCAAGTTCGGCCGCATCATCACCATCTCCTCCATCAACGGCCAGAAGGGCCAGGCCGGCCAGGCCAACTATTCGGCCTCCAAGGCCGGCGACATCGGCTTCACCAAGGCGCTGGCCCAGGAGGGCGCGCGCGCCGGCATCACCGTCAACGTGATCTGCCCGGGCTACATCGCCACCGAAATGGTCAAGGCGATCGACGAGAAGGTGCTCAACGAGCGCATCATCCCGCAGATCCCGGTCGGGCGGCTCGGCGAGCCGGAGGAAATCGCGCGCTGCGTGGTTTTCCTGGCCTCCGAGGAAGCGGGCTTCATCACCGGCTCGACCATCTCGGCCAATGGCGGGCAGTATTTCAGCTGA
- a CDS encoding helicase-related protein: MNIHPKSNEPLILSGRDVTAVLGPTNTGKTHLAIERMVAHESGIIGLPLRLLAREVYTRLCEKIGAHKVALVTGEEKIQPAGAKYSVHTVEALPRETDAAFVAIDEVQLAGDLERGHIFTDRILNLRGRQETLLLGAATMHGILQKLLRGVSVVTRPRLSHLAYAGSKKLTRLPRRSAIVAFSADEVYGIAELIRRQQGGAAVVLGALSPRTRNAQVALYQSGDVDYLIATDAIGMGLNLDVDHVAFAQNRKFDGYQYRNLTAAELGQIAGRAGRHLRDGTFGVTGQVDPFDEDLVQKIEGHDFEPVKVLQWRTASFDYASLDALKRSIETNAPVEGLTRALPAVDAQALEFLSKDGEIRSLATGRERVALLWEACALPDYRKIAPAQHADLVASIYMDLARRGHVDEAYMAEQVRRADTTEGDIDTLSHRIAQIRTWTFVSNRPGWLADPTHWQEKTREIEDRLSDALHERLTKRFVDRRTSVLMRRLRENTMPEAEISPTGTVLVEGHHVGELQGFRFTADQGAGGEDAKAVRAAAQKALASEFEARAERFAASGNNDIALGSDGVLRWIGAPIGTLVAGEDALKPRLVLLADEQLTGPARDKVAARAERFVNFQIEQFLKPLVDLKNAEQLTGIARGIAFQLVEHFGLINRRDIAEEMRTLDQEGRAALRRLGVRFGAYHVFVPSLIKPAPAGLVTLLWALKNDGKEKPGFGDVVHALASGRTSVVIDQAFDKAFYRLAGYRNLGRRAVRVDILERLADLIRPATNWKPGLGPRPDGAYDGQAFMVTPPMMSILGATADDMEEILKGLGYRAEPKPAAEVKAKTEALDAAVREAAEAKAVADAAAKAARQAADAAAAQEAAPSADESTAEATDEAAASAEPAEQVSEPIALAEETVDAPDAGDEAVVETAEPVAEVAETAEPVTDEVELAAETAEPAGEAEKAEPVVAEAAAAAPEAEESKADATAAEAEEPKPILLWRQARFEHRRDNRHQRGNRGNQPGGEQNRQPGGREGAEQGNGRERFSRDRSKERANGDGGRPGRPGGKPQGDRQDRREGRGDWKGGKPDGRRPEGKGGKPAFQPKPREERPVRFDPDSPFAKLAALRDQLKK; the protein is encoded by the coding sequence ATGAACATCCATCCCAAATCGAATGAGCCGTTGATCCTGTCGGGCCGCGACGTCACGGCGGTGCTCGGCCCGACCAACACCGGCAAGACCCATCTCGCCATCGAGCGCATGGTGGCGCATGAGAGCGGCATCATCGGCCTGCCGCTGCGCCTTCTGGCGCGCGAGGTCTACACACGTCTCTGCGAGAAGATCGGCGCCCACAAGGTTGCGCTGGTCACCGGCGAGGAAAAGATCCAGCCGGCCGGGGCGAAATATTCCGTGCATACGGTCGAGGCGCTGCCGCGCGAGACCGACGCCGCCTTCGTCGCCATCGACGAGGTGCAGCTGGCTGGCGATCTCGAGCGTGGCCATATCTTCACCGACCGCATCCTCAATCTGCGCGGTCGGCAGGAGACGCTGCTTCTGGGTGCGGCCACCATGCACGGCATCCTGCAGAAGCTGCTCAGGGGCGTTTCGGTGGTGACCAGGCCGCGCCTGTCGCATCTCGCCTACGCCGGCTCGAAGAAGCTCACCCGCCTGCCGCGGCGCTCGGCCATCGTCGCCTTCTCGGCCGACGAGGTCTATGGCATCGCCGAGCTGATCCGCCGCCAGCAAGGCGGCGCCGCCGTCGTGCTCGGCGCGCTGTCGCCCCGCACCCGCAACGCCCAGGTGGCGCTCTACCAGTCAGGCGATGTCGACTATCTGATCGCCACCGACGCGATCGGCATGGGGCTCAACCTCGATGTCGACCACGTCGCCTTCGCCCAGAACCGCAAGTTCGACGGCTATCAGTACCGCAATCTCACCGCCGCTGAGCTCGGCCAGATCGCCGGCCGCGCCGGCCGCCATCTGCGCGACGGCACGTTCGGCGTCACCGGCCAGGTCGATCCGTTCGACGAAGACCTGGTGCAGAAGATCGAAGGCCATGACTTCGAGCCGGTGAAGGTGCTGCAATGGCGCACCGCCAGCTTCGACTACGCCAGCCTCGACGCGCTGAAGCGCTCGATCGAGACCAATGCGCCGGTGGAAGGTCTGACCCGCGCGCTGCCGGCGGTGGACGCGCAGGCGCTGGAATTTTTGTCCAAGGACGGCGAGATCCGCAGCCTGGCGACGGGCCGCGAGCGCGTGGCGCTTCTGTGGGAAGCCTGCGCGCTGCCGGACTACCGCAAGATCGCGCCGGCCCAGCATGCCGACCTCGTCGCTTCCATTTATATGGACCTCGCCAGGCGCGGCCATGTCGACGAAGCCTACATGGCCGAACAGGTGCGCCGCGCCGACACGACCGAGGGCGACATCGACACGCTTTCGCACCGCATCGCGCAGATCAGGACGTGGACTTTTGTATCCAACCGTCCAGGTTGGCTTGCCGATCCGACACACTGGCAAGAAAAGACACGTGAAATCGAGGACAGATTGTCGGACGCGTTACATGAGCGGTTGACGAAACGCTTCGTTGATCGCAGGACTTCCGTCCTCATGCGGCGCCTTAGAGAAAATACCATGCCTGAAGCCGAAATCAGCCCTACCGGAACCGTCCTCGTCGAGGGCCATCATGTCGGCGAATTGCAAGGGTTCCGCTTCACGGCGGACCAGGGCGCCGGCGGCGAAGACGCCAAGGCCGTGCGCGCGGCCGCGCAAAAGGCGCTGGCTTCCGAATTCGAAGCGCGCGCCGAACGCTTCGCCGCGTCCGGCAACAATGACATCGCACTTGGCTCCGACGGCGTGCTGCGCTGGATCGGTGCGCCGATCGGCACGCTGGTGGCCGGCGAGGACGCGCTGAAGCCGCGCCTGGTGCTTCTGGCCGACGAACAACTGACCGGCCCGGCCCGCGACAAGGTGGCGGCGCGCGCCGAGCGCTTCGTCAATTTCCAGATCGAGCAGTTCCTGAAGCCGCTGGTGGACCTCAAGAACGCCGAGCAGCTGACCGGTATCGCGCGCGGCATCGCCTTCCAGCTGGTCGAGCATTTCGGCCTTATCAACCGGCGCGACATCGCCGAGGAGATGCGCACGCTGGACCAGGAAGGCCGCGCGGCGCTGCGCCGGCTCGGCGTGCGCTTCGGCGCCTACCACGTGTTCGTGCCGTCGTTGATCAAGCCGGCACCCGCCGGCCTGGTGACGCTGTTGTGGGCACTGAAGAACGACGGCAAGGAAAAGCCGGGCTTCGGCGACGTCGTGCATGCGCTGGCTTCCGGCCGCACCTCCGTCGTCATCGACCAGGCGTTCGACAAGGCGTTCTACCGGCTTGCCGGCTACCGCAATCTCGGCCGCCGTGCGGTGCGCGTCGACATTCTGGAGCGGCTGGCCGACCTGATCCGGCCGGCGACCAACTGGAAGCCGGGCCTCGGTCCGCGTCCGGACGGCGCCTATGACGGCCAGGCCTTCATGGTGACGCCGCCGATGATGTCGATCCTCGGCGCCACCGCCGACGACATGGAAGAGATCCTCAAAGGTCTCGGCTATCGCGCCGAGCCGAAGCCGGCGGCCGAGGTGAAGGCGAAAACCGAAGCGCTCGACGCCGCCGTGCGCGAGGCAGCGGAAGCCAAGGCGGTGGCCGACGCGGCCGCGAAGGCGGCACGGCAGGCGGCCGATGCTGCCGCTGCGCAAGAGGCCGCGCCGAGCGCCGACGAAAGCACCGCCGAGGCGACGGACGAAGCAGCCGCCAGCGCGGAGCCGGCCGAACAGGTTTCCGAGCCGATCGCTTTGGCGGAAGAAACGGTCGACGCGCCGGATGCTGGCGACGAGGCTGTCGTGGAGACGGCCGAGCCAGTCGCTGAGGTTGCCGAGACAGCCGAGCCGGTCACCGATGAAGTCGAGTTGGCTGCGGAAACGGCCGAGCCGGCTGGCGAAGCCGAGAAAGCCGAGCCCGTCGTGGCGGAAGCTGCCGCGGCTGCTCCGGAAGCCGAAGAGAGCAAGGCCGACGCGACTGCCGCAGAAGCAGAGGAGCCGAAGCCGATTCTTCTGTGGCGGCAGGCGCGTTTCGAACACCGGCGCGACAACCGCCACCAGCGCGGCAATCGCGGCAACCAGCCGGGTGGCGAGCAGAACCGCCAGCCGGGCGGTCGCGAGGGCGCCGAGCAAGGCAATGGCCGCGAGCGCTTCTCCCGCGACCGCTCCAAGGAGCGCGCCAATGGCGATGGCGGCCGCCCGGGTCGTCCCGGCGGCAAGCCGCAGGGCGACCGCCAGGATCGGCGCGAGGGGCGCGGCGACTGGAAGGGCGGCAAACCCGACGGTCGCCGGCCGGAGGGCAAGGGCGGCAAGCCGGCTTTCCAGCCGAAGCCGCGCGAGGAGCGCCCGGTGCGCTTCGATCCCGATTCGCCATTCGCCAAGCTGGCCGCCTTGCGCGACCAGTTGAAGAAGTAG
- a CDS encoding RNA-binding S4 domain-containing protein, with protein sequence MAAEGRQRIDKWLFFARAVKSRSLAAKLAVAGRVRINRDKATQASDLVKIGDVLTITLDGRILVWKVLAPGIRRGPAEEARTLYEDMSPAPTPKAETVPDAIAPLRDAGSGRPTKRERRQTDRLRDEN encoded by the coding sequence ATGGCCGCCGAGGGTCGCCAGCGCATCGACAAGTGGCTGTTCTTCGCCCGCGCGGTGAAATCGCGCTCGCTGGCTGCGAAACTGGCGGTGGCGGGCCGCGTTCGCATCAACCGCGACAAAGCAACGCAGGCGTCCGATCTGGTCAAGATCGGCGACGTGCTGACCATCACGCTCGACGGCCGCATCCTGGTGTGGAAGGTGTTGGCACCCGGCATCCGCCGTGGCCCGGCGGAGGAGGCGCGCACGCTTTACGAGGACATGTCGCCGGCGCCAACGCCGAAGGCCGAGACTGTGCCCGACGCGATCGCGCCGCTGCGCGATGCGGGCAGCGGCCGGCCGACCAAGCGGGAACGGCGGCAAACCGATCGTCTCAGGGACGAAAACTGA
- the fdxA gene encoding ferredoxin FdxA — MTYLVTDNCIKCKYMDCVEVCPVDCFYEGENMLVIHPDECIDCGVCEPECPADAIKPDTEPGLDKWLQINTEYAEKWPNITTKKDAPADAKQFDGETEKFEKYFSAEPGGGD, encoded by the coding sequence ATGACCTACCTCGTCACCGATAATTGCATCAAATGCAAGTACATGGATTGCGTCGAGGTGTGTCCGGTCGACTGTTTCTACGAAGGCGAGAACATGCTCGTCATCCACCCGGATGAGTGCATCGACTGCGGCGTGTGCGAGCCGGAGTGCCCTGCCGACGCGATCAAGCCGGACACCGAGCCGGGGCTCGACAAGTGGCTGCAGATCAACACCGAATACGCCGAGAAGTGGCCTAACATCACCACCAAGAAGGACGCGCCGGCCGACGCCAAGCAGTTCGACGGCGAGACCGAGAAGTTCGAAAAGTACTTTTCAGCGGAGCCGGGCGGCGGCGATTGA
- a CDS encoding CarD family transcriptional regulator, translated as MATTTPQKKSVSAARHGFKTGEFIVYPAHGVGQIVSIDEQEVAGHKLELFVIDFQKDKMRLKVPVAKATSIGMRKLSETDYVDRALKVVQGRARVKRTMWSRRAQEYDAKINSGDLISISEVVRDLYRAENQPEQSYSERQLYEAALDRMAREIAAVNRMSETEAVRLIEVNLNKGPKRGTKADNEETEQEEAA; from the coding sequence ATGGCAACGACAACCCCGCAGAAGAAGTCCGTATCCGCAGCACGTCACGGTTTCAAGACCGGCGAGTTCATCGTCTATCCGGCGCACGGCGTCGGCCAGATCGTCTCGATCGACGAGCAGGAAGTGGCGGGCCACAAGCTGGAGCTGTTCGTCATTGATTTCCAGAAGGACAAGATGCGCCTGAAGGTGCCGGTCGCCAAGGCGACCTCGATCGGCATGCGCAAGCTTTCCGAAACCGACTATGTCGACCGCGCGCTGAAGGTGGTGCAGGGTCGTGCCCGCGTGAAGCGCACCATGTGGTCGCGCCGCGCCCAGGAATATGATGCGAAGATCAATTCCGGCGACCTGATCTCGATCTCGGAAGTGGTGCGCGATCTCTACCGCGCCGAAAACCAGCCGGAGCAGTCCTATTCCGAGCGCCAGCTTTATGAAGCCGCGCTCGACCGCATGGCCCGCGAGATCGCCGCCGTCAACCGCATGTCGGAAACCGAAGCCGTGCGCCTGATCGAGGTCAACCTCAACAAGGGCCCCAAGCGCGGCACCAAGGCCGACAATGAAGAGACCGAGCAGGAAGAAGCTGCCTGA
- a CDS encoding vWA domain-containing protein, producing the protein MFIPFFLELKAAKVPVSLREYLTLLESLEADLVSYDVEGFYYLARATLVKDERHIDRFDQVFSHYFKGVEAISGEGGIDVAALPEDWLRRLAEKTLTEEEKKLVEALGGFEKLMETLKQRLEEQKGRHQGGSKWIGTAGTSPFGAYGYNPEGVRIGQDESRHRRAVKVWDKREFRNFDDSVELGTRNIKVALKRLRRWVREGAEEELDLPGTIHATAEHGYLDVQTRPERRNAVKLLMFFDVGGSMDDHIKVVEELFSAAKTEFRQLEYFYFHNCLYEDVWKDNRRRYTEKIPTFDVLHKYGHDYKVIFVGDAAMSPYEIVSPGGAVEHWNKEAGTIWLQRVLHQWPNAVWLNPTREQHWGYTHSISMIHDIFGGRMYPLTLAGLETATRQLSRKH; encoded by the coding sequence ATGTTCATCCCCTTCTTCCTCGAACTGAAGGCCGCCAAGGTTCCCGTCTCGCTGCGGGAATACCTCACTCTGCTGGAAAGCCTGGAAGCCGATCTCGTCAGCTACGATGTCGAGGGCTTCTATTATCTCGCCCGCGCCACACTGGTGAAGGACGAGCGCCACATCGACCGCTTCGACCAGGTGTTTTCGCATTATTTCAAGGGCGTCGAGGCGATCTCGGGCGAAGGCGGCATCGACGTCGCCGCCCTCCCCGAAGACTGGCTGCGCCGGCTGGCCGAAAAGACGCTGACCGAGGAGGAGAAGAAGCTGGTCGAAGCGCTCGGCGGCTTTGAGAAGCTGATGGAGACGCTGAAGCAGCGGCTGGAGGAACAGAAGGGCCGCCACCAGGGCGGCTCGAAATGGATCGGCACCGCCGGCACCTCACCCTTCGGCGCCTATGGCTACAATCCCGAGGGCGTGCGCATCGGCCAGGACGAAAGCCGCCACCGCCGCGCGGTGAAGGTCTGGGACAAGCGCGAGTTCAGGAACTTCGACGACAGCGTCGAGCTCGGCACCCGCAACATCAAAGTCGCGCTGAAACGCCTGCGCCGCTGGGTGCGCGAAGGCGCCGAGGAGGAACTGGACCTGCCGGGCACCATCCATGCCACCGCCGAGCATGGCTATCTCGACGTCCAGACCCGTCCCGAGCGGCGCAATGCGGTCAAGCTCCTGATGTTCTTCGATGTCGGCGGCTCGATGGACGACCACATCAAGGTTGTCGAGGAGCTGTTTTCGGCAGCCAAAACCGAGTTCCGGCAGCTCGAATATTTCTACTTCCACAACTGCCTTTACGAGGACGTCTGGAAGGACAACCGCCGCCGCTACACCGAGAAGATCCCGACCTTCGACGTGCTGCACAAATATGGCCACGACTATAAGGTGATCTTCGTCGGCGACGCCGCGATGAGCCCTTATGAGATCGTCTCACCCGGCGGCGCGGTCGAGCACTGGAACAAGGAAGCCGGCACGATTTGGCTGCAGCGCGTGCTCCACCAATGGCCGAACGCGGTCTGGCTCAACCCGACGCGCGAGCAGCACTGGGGCTACACGCATTCCATCAGCATGATCCACGACATCTTCGGCGGCCGCATGTACCCGCTGACGCTGGCCGGCCTCGAAACCGCAACCCGGCAATTGTCGCGCAAGCATTGA
- a CDS encoding glycoside hydrolase family 25 protein, which yields MRFTTVSAILLACAALASCASRSGMDEILAPGPSSETTSSIARPNSPVPTADIKSELRAAPAPQMAMAAPMQEPSFPETESFAGPQPSMPVMPMPAAMPTAKPAIMTPAEKPVIRKAAIVRGEVFARRFRDAKPINFGRATSPKQLAVHGVDVSRWQGDIDWDKLRSQGANFAYIKATDGGDHLDPMFKKNWREANEAGLRRGAYHFFYWCRTAGEQADWFIRNVPKVAGALPPVIDVEYNGESSCTRRPSREKVLEKMKVFMDKLERHYGQRPVIYTAPDFYRDNLKGEFLDYSFWLRAVAQHPGKVYPGRKWVFWQYSGSGLSHGVAGRIDLNAFHGSEEDWHDWVADKSS from the coding sequence ATGCGTTTCACCACGGTGTCGGCTATCCTGCTTGCCTGCGCGGCGCTTGCCAGCTGCGCTTCCCGTTCGGGCATGGACGAGATCCTGGCGCCGGGGCCGTCGTCGGAGACGACCAGCTCGATCGCCCGGCCGAACAGCCCGGTGCCGACCGCCGATATCAAGTCCGAACTGCGCGCGGCGCCGGCGCCGCAAATGGCGATGGCGGCGCCCATGCAGGAGCCGTCATTCCCCGAGACGGAATCCTTTGCCGGTCCGCAGCCCAGCATGCCGGTCATGCCGATGCCTGCCGCGATGCCCACGGCGAAGCCCGCGATCATGACGCCGGCGGAAAAGCCGGTGATCCGCAAGGCGGCGATCGTGCGCGGCGAGGTTTTCGCCCGGCGCTTCCGCGACGCCAAGCCGATCAATTTCGGCCGCGCCACTTCGCCCAAGCAGCTCGCCGTGCACGGCGTCGATGTCTCGCGCTGGCAAGGCGACATCGACTGGGACAAGCTGCGCTCGCAGGGCGCCAACTTCGCCTATATCAAGGCCACCGACGGCGGCGACCACCTCGACCCGATGTTCAAGAAGAACTGGCGCGAGGCAAACGAGGCCGGCCTCAGGCGCGGCGCCTATCACTTCTTCTACTGGTGCCGCACTGCCGGCGAACAGGCCGACTGGTTCATCCGCAACGTGCCGAAGGTGGCCGGCGCGCTGCCGCCGGTCATCGATGTCGAATATAATGGCGAGTCCAGCTGCACGCGCCGCCCGTCGCGCGAAAAGGTGCTGGAGAAGATGAAGGTGTTCATGGACAAGCTGGAGCGCCACTACGGCCAGCGTCCGGTCATCTATACGGCGCCGGACTTCTACCGCGACAACCTCAAGGGCGAATTCCTGGACTATTCGTTCTGGCTGCGCGCGGTGGCACAGCATCCGGGCAAGGTCTATCCCGGCCGCAAATGGGTGTTCTGGCAGTACTCCGGTTCCGGCCTGTCGCACGGCGTCGCCGGCCGCATCGACCTCAACGCCTTCCACGGCTCGGAAGAAGACTGGCACGACTGGGTGGCCGACAAGTCGAGCTGA
- a CDS encoding GNAT family N-acetyltransferase, with the protein MSDIVIRPLEQSDHAEWRRLWVAYLKFYNTILPAETFELTWKRLFTPGEYEPRGFIALLDSKPVGLTHYMYHRSCWAEANNCYLQDLFADPDIRGKGVGSALIDAVKQEAKAAGVTNVYWMTHETNATARKLYDRVARRTGFIEYDLL; encoded by the coding sequence ATGTCCGACATCGTCATCCGCCCTCTCGAACAGTCCGACCATGCCGAATGGCGCCGGTTGTGGGTCGCCTATCTCAAATTCTACAACACCATTTTGCCGGCGGAGACCTTTGAGCTCACCTGGAAGCGGCTGTTCACGCCGGGCGAATACGAGCCGCGCGGCTTCATCGCGCTTCTCGATAGCAAGCCCGTCGGCCTGACCCATTACATGTATCATCGCTCCTGCTGGGCGGAGGCCAACAATTGCTATCTGCAGGACTTGTTCGCCGACCCGGACATCCGCGGCAAGGGCGTGGGTTCGGCGCTGATCGACGCGGTCAAGCAAGAGGCGAAGGCGGCCGGCGTCACCAATGTCTACTGGATGACGCATGAGACCAACGCCACCGCGCGCAAGCTCTACGACCGTGTCGCGCGGCGCACCGGCTTCATCGAATACGATCTGCTGTAA
- a CDS encoding AAA family ATPase, producing MRFEGTSAYVADKDLMVAVNAAIALERPLLVKGEPGTGKTELARQVAAGLDLELIEWNVKSTTKAQQGLYEYDAVSRLRDSQLGDARFNDIANYIKRGKLWDAFAAGKKIVLLIDEIDKADIEFPNDLLQELDRMEFFVYETGETIRAAVRPIVIITSNNEKELPDAFLRRCFFHYIRFPDVDTLHRIVDVHYPGIKQSLVRAALTQFYEIREVPGLKKKPSTSEALDWIRLLVADDVSPEDLRADPKNALPKLHGALLKNEQDVHLFERLAFMARRQG from the coding sequence ATGCGTTTTGAAGGAACCTCGGCCTATGTCGCCGACAAGGACCTGATGGTGGCGGTCAACGCGGCGATCGCGCTCGAGCGGCCGCTGTTGGTCAAGGGCGAGCCAGGCACCGGCAAGACCGAGCTTGCCCGCCAGGTGGCGGCGGGCCTCGACCTCGAGCTGATCGAATGGAACGTGAAGTCCACCACCAAGGCGCAGCAGGGCCTCTACGAATACGATGCCGTCTCGCGCCTGCGCGACAGCCAGCTGGGCGATGCCCGCTTCAACGACATCGCCAACTACATCAAGCGCGGCAAGCTGTGGGATGCCTTCGCCGCCGGCAAGAAGATCGTGCTTCTGATCGACGAGATCGACAAGGCCGACATCGAGTTCCCCAACGACCTGTTGCAGGAACTCGACCGCATGGAGTTCTTTGTCTACGAGACCGGCGAGACGATCCGCGCCGCGGTGCGCCCCATCGTCATCATCACCTCCAACAACGAGAAGGAATTGCCCGACGCCTTCCTGCGCCGCTGCTTCTTCCACTACATCCGCTTCCCCGACGTCGACACGCTGCATCGCATCGTCGACGTGCATTATCCCGGCATCAAGCAGAGCCTGGTGCGTGCAGCACTCACCCAGTTCTACGAGATCCGCGAAGTGCCGGGCCTGAAGAAAAAACCCTCGACCTCGGAGGCGCTCGACTGGATTCGCCTTCTGGTCGCCGACGACGTCTCGCCGGAAGACCTGCGCGCCGACCCCAAGAACGCGCTACCCAAGCTGCACGGCGCGCTCTTGAAGAACGAACAGGATGTTCACCTTTTCGAGCGGCTGGCGTTCATGGCCAGACGGCAGGGGTGA
- a CDS encoding GNAT family N-acetyltransferase — translation MPDRSQSLPIVIRQAGIAERLLLEDLQRRASLASPSDQAQLLAHPDAIELPAEQIAAGLVYVAERQGRIVGFGVMLPQSEDEAELDGLFVEPDNWKQGIGRLLVAHLERVAIDAGATWLRVLANPDALSFYEACGFTRIGEQQMRFGAAIVMRKLLPAGRGGE, via the coding sequence ATGCCAGATCGTTCGCAATCGTTGCCAATCGTCATCAGGCAGGCCGGCATCGCCGAACGCTTGTTGCTGGAAGACCTGCAGCGCCGGGCTTCCCTGGCCTCGCCAAGCGATCAGGCACAGTTGCTTGCCCATCCCGATGCAATCGAGCTGCCGGCCGAACAGATCGCGGCCGGACTGGTCTATGTCGCGGAGCGGCAGGGGCGGATAGTGGGATTTGGCGTGATGCTGCCGCAATCGGAAGACGAAGCCGAACTCGACGGCCTCTTCGTCGAGCCGGACAACTGGAAGCAGGGAATCGGCAGGCTGCTCGTGGCGCATCTGGAACGGGTCGCGATCGACGCTGGCGCGACATGGCTGCGCGTTCTCGCCAATCCCGATGCGCTCAGCTTCTACGAAGCCTGCGGCTTCACCCGCATCGGCGAACAGCAGATGCGTTTCGGCGCCGCCATCGTCATGCGCAAGCTTTTGCCTGCCGGTCGGGGAGGTGAGTGA
- a CDS encoding 5-formyltetrahydrofolate cyclo-ligase, whose protein sequence is MTQSRTLKKELRKEALARRDALDPFWRIEASLEMAETARDRIAFEPGAIVSGFWPMRSEVDVRPMMFALREHGARLCLPAILDKTTIVFRELVRGAPMVDMGFGTVGPHEEAEVLDPAIMLIPLAAFDARGHRIGYGAGYYDRAIARLQDAGKEPRLIGIAFNCQEVAKVPDEAHDVIVPEILTESGLRRFEAP, encoded by the coding sequence ATGACGCAATCCAGAACCCTGAAGAAAGAACTGCGCAAGGAGGCGCTGGCCCGCCGCGACGCGCTCGACCCGTTCTGGCGCATCGAGGCCTCGCTGGAAATGGCCGAGACCGCGCGGGATCGGATTGCCTTCGAACCAGGCGCGATCGTCTCCGGCTTCTGGCCGATGCGCTCGGAGGTCGACGTGCGGCCGATGATGTTCGCACTGCGCGAGCACGGGGCAAGGCTGTGCCTGCCGGCGATCCTCGACAAGACCACCATCGTCTTTCGCGAACTGGTGCGCGGGGCGCCGATGGTTGACATGGGGTTCGGCACGGTCGGCCCGCACGAAGAGGCCGAGGTTCTCGACCCGGCGATCATGCTCATCCCGCTTGCCGCCTTCGACGCGCGCGGCCACCGCATCGGCTATGGCGCCGGCTATTACGACCGGGCGATCGCCAGGCTGCAGGACGCCGGCAAGGAACCCCGGCTGATCGGCATCGCCTTCAATTGCCAGGAGGTCGCAAAGGTGCCGGACGAAGCGCACGACGTGATCGTCCCGGAAATTTTGACCGAAAGCGGGTTGCGGCGGTTCGAAGCGCCGTAG